One Pseudomonas sp. B21_DOA genomic window, TTCGTCATGCGTTTAACATTGCCTGCGTTGGTTCTTGGCCTTCTGGTTGCTCAAGGTGCGATGGCTGCCGGTGATGGCACCGCGGCGCTGGGCGGTGGCCTCGGTGGCGCGCTGGGTAACGTGGTCGGTCAGAAAATGGGCGGCAGCACCGGCGCCGCCATTGGCGCCGGCGTCGCGGGCGCAGCGGGCAGCGCAGTCGCCGCGCGCAAGGGCAGCCGCACCAAAGCGGCGATCGGCGGCGGTGTCGGTGCAGCCGGTGGCTCGGTGATCGGCAACAGCCTGGGCGGCCGCAACGGCGCCACCATCGGCGCGGGTCTGGGCGGTGCGGCCGGCGGCGCAGTCGGCAGCAATCTGGGCAAAGGCCATAAGCGCCACTAATCCCGAACGCTGTCAGAAGAGGC contains:
- a CDS encoding bacteriocin, with the protein product MRLTLPALVLGLLVAQGAMAAGDGTAALGGGLGGALGNVVGQKMGGSTGAAIGAGVAGAAGSAVAARKGSRTKAAIGGGVGAAGGSVIGNSLGGRNGATIGAGLGGAAGGAVGSNLGKGHKRH